The genomic stretch GTAGGCGACCATGTCTTCGGGTGGCTCGTTGATCGGGAACCAGCCGAGTTCGGAACAGCGGTGCGGCTCGGCGATGCGCGGCACGCCGAACCACTGGGTGACCTCGAAGAACCAGCCGGTACGGTTCTCGCCCCCGGGCGAGCGGTGCTGCATCACCAGCGCGAACCGGACGTGCTCCGCGTGGATGATGATCCCGAGTTCCTCTTCGGTCTCCCGGATCAGCCCGGTGACCACGTCCTCGAAGTCGCCGTCGAGGTGCCCGGACGGCATGTGCAGCAGCCCCGAGGCGTAGGTGTCCCCGGCGCGCCGGCTCAGCAGCACCTCGTTGCCGCGGCGCAGGAGCAGATGAACATCGACCGGCTCGCGGTGCCGCCGCGCCGACAGTTCCTTTCCAGCTGACGCGTGCGCATGTAACGCGCCTGCTGGCGAGCCCGGTTCATGTCCTGGATGGTTCGGGGTATATGGCTCGTTCATCGCTCTCCCACCGCCGTTTTGATCTGCTCCTCCAACGGATCCAGGCGGTCGAGCACGCGCCGGGTCATGATGTGCCGCTGCTCCCAATAGCGCAGGACATCACCGACTTCGTACGCCTCCGGGGTGAGGTAGTGCTCGTACAGACCGAACAGCGAATGCAGCGCGTGCACGAGGGCCATGCGGAGGCTCGCGACCAGGTCCGCGCCGGGAAGGTACGGGTTCTCCTCGTGGTAGGCAGCGATCAGGGCGAGGGTGACAGGCATCCAGTTCGTGTCGCCGGCCACGGTCCGCGGGTCCAGGGCGATCCGGCCGACCTCCCAGGCCGCTGGGCCCGTGCGGGCGTAGAAGTCGATCACTGCTGCCACCCGGTGGCTGTGATTCATCAGCACGTTCGGCGTGGTCAGATCGGCATGCAGCGGCTGACGTGCTGGGGTGGCAGGGAAGCCGGCGCGCAGGGTGACAGCGTGGGTGAGTAGGTCCTCCCGCCGCTGCTCCAGCATCTCCAGGTGGGTCGAAGCTGTGTCGTCGCTGTGCCGGGCGAGGGCGGCTCGAAGCTGCTGGTACTGGTCGTCGAACCGGTTCATGCCCTCTGGCGTCCACCAGCGCGCGGACAGGACCGGCAGCGGACCGGGGTAGCGGGCCAGGCGGCGGTGAAGCCTCCCGATCACACTGCCGAGTTCCTCGGCCTGCGCGACGGTCAGAGCCCTGGCCGAAGCGGGCGTGCCATCGACGTACTCCTGAACCGTGAGGAGGCGGCCGGAGCAGCGGACGAAAGGCACGCCGTCGCGGCCGAGCCACATCTGGGGCACCGGCAGGCCCCCACCGCGGGCGAAGCTGGCCACATGTGCTGCTGTACGGACTTCCCGCTCGTCGGCGCCCGGCCTCATGGCCTTGACGAAAACCTGCCGTTCGTCGTCGAGCACCACGCGGAAATTGACCGTGTCCGTTCCGGCCGGCACCCGCGTCACCTGCACCGCCTGCAGCCCGTACCCGTGGACCAGCGTGGTGCGCACGAACTCGGTCTCGTCCGGTGCGCTACCGCCGCGAGCCGGATCCGTCGAAGCGTTCATCGCCCACCTGCAATAGGGCAGGGCTGCGTCGACGCGGGCGCGGTGTCGTACGAGCCGACCGTCAACTGCCGAGTGGTAACGGGCGGATGAGGGCGGCGACGTGTGCAGGGCTTGGGCACGGTGTTCTCCGGGAGTGCAGACATGACGTCCAGCGTCAGTGACCGCGACGCCCGGGTGCCCGTTTCCGGACGTGATCAAGTCTATCGAGGGAACGGCCAGCTGCGGCATGTCCACCGCTCGGAACGAGCCAGGCGCCAGCTTGCACTGCTCAGCCATGCACTGTCTCCTTCCGGGCCATGCCGGCGTAGGACGCGGCCTGCTGGGGGACCGGATATTCCAGGGCCATCGCTTGTGGCTGGGCCAGCCCTGGGGGAACGAGCTGCCAGTCGTCGAACAACGGAGTGATCTGCTCCTTCGTCCGCGGATATACCGGGCAGCCGGCGGCCGTCATGGTCTGGGCAGCCCTGCGTGCGGGCCTGTCGGCGAAGTCGGCCGTGGCATGCGTGATCACGAGCGCGCTGCCCGGAGCGGCGACCTCCTTGTACTGGTTGACGAGCACCCCCAGGGGGCGAGCGGGCGGGTTGTCAATGTGGTGAAGCACGCCACCGAACAACAGAATTACGGGCTTGCGCCAGTTGATCGTCTCCAGGACTTCCTGCGAGGCCAGGACGGACTCGGGCTCGCGGATGTCGGCCCGCAGGTGTGCGACCTTGGCCGGCGCGCTGGCGTTCAACAGGGCGCTGGTGTGGACGTGGACTAGGGCGTCGCTGTCGATACACACGACGCGCGCGGTCGGGTGGACTCGGGTGATGACATCCACGGGGTTGGGGGGAAGGGGCATGCCGCAGCCAAAGTCGACCAATTGCCGGATGCCGGCGATCGCCAGGGCCTGCACCATCAACAGCACATACAGGCGCTCGCGGCGTACGGCGTTCTCCAAGAACGGCATCTTGCCGGTCGCCTGGAGGGCCACTTCACGGTCTCGGGCGTAATTGTCCCGCCCACCGAGCAGATAGTTGTGGATCCGAGCGCTCGACGGCCCGGCCAGCGAGTTGATCGGTACCCCGTCAGGTGAGTCGGTGCGGGAGAGGCGCATCGGGTGGTCAGGACGCATGATGTTCCGCCCCGCCACCGAACCTGTGGAGGTGGGGCAGCCGCCAGGAGGGGCCGTCGGGTGCGCCAAGCCACAGGGTGTGCTCGGATTCCGTGATCGTCACACCCATCTGTCCGAGCTTCGGTTCTCCGGCCGCGTGCCACTGAGCGAGCGCGTCGAACAAGACGGTGCCGAGATCACGCGGCCCCCACTCGTAGACGCTGCCGGGGTCCCAGAGGAAGATCACGGCCCGCGACGCCTGATGGTCATGAAGACGGAGACGGTCGGCGACCTCTGCCTCGAACTGCGCGGTGCCCCGCACCAGCTGCATCCGCAGGTCTGGGTGGAGCAGACCGGCGAAAAGCCGTGCCGCGGGCCACAGCGGCGCCCGGGTCGAGCCCCGGGCCGCCGAAGCCCGCGGGGCCTTCGGCGAGTCGATTAGGGTCCCTTCGCCAGGGCGCTGCTCGCGCAGCCACAACGCCTGCATCGACGGACCGGCAAGGAAGCGACCAGTGGCCGACAGCCCGTCCCTCGCTACCCGTAAGGCGAGCAGCGTGCCGGAGCCGCTGAGACCGGTGCGCACCGGAACACACAGCTGGCCACCGGGGCGAACGAGGGTGATCCACTCCCAGGGAACACGGCGCACGGCGCGATGGGACAGGAGCCCGTCGAATGACGCGACAGGCCCCAGCGCCACGGTCCCCGCTCCGCTCACCACCTGCACCTGCGAGTAGCGCTGCAGGTGTTGCCGTGCCACATCGGCGAGGCGTTCTGTGTCGGCGAGCGTGACGACCCGACCGCCCTGGACATGATGGGATAACAAGGCTGCCGTCCACCCGCAGTCCGCGCCGACTTCGGCAACGGCGGCCATCCCCGGCGCAGGAGCGAACGCGGCCAAGCGCGCTGCGACGTCCTGGACGGTCGGGATCGCGCCCGTGACGATGCCGGGGCCGCCCTCCTGCCCGTCGTCCACATCGAAGACGAGCATCTCGTCGCGGTGGACGAACTTCCCCCATTCGCCCGCGTTCTTGGTCCGGTCCACCCTGCGCCAGCGACCACCGCGGTGCGTGCGGATCACGGCGGGTGCGAAGTCCTGGCGGCGGTCACAGGAGAAGGCGTCCCCCACATGCTGGCGGGGGCCGTCAGCGCTCGGCCGCAGGCTGCCGACCTCTGCGGGGGCGTTCATGCCGAACCTGCCACAGCAGCGACATCGCGGGAGCGCTCGGGATTCGCCGTCGGGCCGAGGAGGCCGAACTGCCAGCCGCGCGTGACCGCGTACGGGGCCGAGGAGGCGCCCAGCGTGCGTAGCATGCGCCGCGCGTCCCTGCGCACGTCGGACAGCGGACGCTGCTCGTCGGCCGCAATCTGCTCGATGGTCTTGCCACCCGCGAGTCCATTGAGGATCGAACGCTGCTCAGCGGGCAGACTGACCACGTGGTCCACAGGGTCGGGGACGTCCAAGTGGTGCTGCTGGTAGGCGAGTTCCACCATGGCGGCGCATTCGAGGGTCCCGAGTTTCCCGCCGATCCGGAGGATGTGCGTATTGACGGTTCTCTCGGACACGCCCATGTCGGCTGCCGTCTCTGCAGTCGTCTTTCCCCGGGCGATGCCCAGCAGGGCCTCCCGCTCTTGGGGGGACAGCGACGGCGTGATGGTCCCGTCCGGGGCCGGCATGATCATGCTCCTTCGGTGGTTTGGTGCGACACGGTCTTCGAGCGGAGGCTTCGGATCGGTCCCGGCGGGGAGCTACGGTCCGGCGCAGAGCTGCACGACGAGCGTGGTCAGGACCCAGACGGTGGGCAGGCTGAT from Streptomyces davaonensis JCM 4913 encodes the following:
- a CDS encoding phosphotransferase enzyme family protein, encoding MAEQCKLAPGSFRAVDMPQLAVPSIDLITSGNGHPGVAVTDAGRHVCTPGEHRAQALHTSPPSSARYHSAVDGRLVRHRARVDAALPYCRWAMNASTDPARGGSAPDETEFVRTTLVHGYGLQAVQVTRVPAGTDTVNFRVVLDDERQVFVKAMRPGADEREVRTAAHVASFARGGGLPVPQMWLGRDGVPFVRCSGRLLTVQEYVDGTPASARALTVAQAEELGSVIGRLHRRLARYPGPLPVLSARWWTPEGMNRFDDQYQQLRAALARHSDDTASTHLEMLEQRREDLLTHAVTLRAGFPATPARQPLHADLTTPNVLMNHSHRVAAVIDFYARTGPAAWEVGRIALDPRTVAGDTNWMPVTLALIAAYHEENPYLPGADLVASLRMALVHALHSLFGLYEHYLTPEAYEVGDVLRYWEQRHIMTRRVLDRLDPLEEQIKTAVGER
- a CDS encoding SAM-dependent methyltransferase → MRPDHPMRLSRTDSPDGVPINSLAGPSSARIHNYLLGGRDNYARDREVALQATGKMPFLENAVRRERLYVLLMVQALAIAGIRQLVDFGCGMPLPPNPVDVITRVHPTARVVCIDSDALVHVHTSALLNASAPAKVAHLRADIREPESVLASQEVLETINWRKPVILLFGGVLHHIDNPPARPLGVLVNQYKEVAAPGSALVITHATADFADRPARRAAQTMTAAGCPVYPRTKEQITPLFDDWQLVPPGLAQPQAMALEYPVPQQAASYAGMARKETVHG
- a CDS encoding LuxR C-terminal-related transcriptional regulator; protein product: MPAPDGTITPSLSPQEREALLGIARGKTTAETAADMGVSERTVNTHILRIGGKLGTLECAAMVELAYQQHHLDVPDPVDHVVSLPAEQRSILNGLAGGKTIEQIAADEQRPLSDVRRDARRMLRTLGASSAPYAVTRGWQFGLLGPTANPERSRDVAAVAGSA
- a CDS encoding protein-L-isoaspartate O-methyltransferase family protein, with translation MNAPAEVGSLRPSADGPRQHVGDAFSCDRRQDFAPAVIRTHRGGRWRRVDRTKNAGEWGKFVHRDEMLVFDVDDGQEGGPGIVTGAIPTVQDVAARLAAFAPAPGMAAVAEVGADCGWTAALLSHHVQGGRVVTLADTERLADVARQHLQRYSQVQVVSGAGTVALGPVASFDGLLSHRAVRRVPWEWITLVRPGGQLCVPVRTGLSGSGTLLALRVARDGLSATGRFLAGPSMQALWLREQRPGEGTLIDSPKAPRASAARGSTRAPLWPAARLFAGLLHPDLRMQLVRGTAQFEAEVADRLRLHDHQASRAVIFLWDPGSVYEWGPRDLGTVLFDALAQWHAAGEPKLGQMGVTITESEHTLWLGAPDGPSWRLPHLHRFGGGAEHHAS